A region of the Bryobacteraceae bacterium genome:
CTGGAGCACACGGCCATCGCCTCGCCGGATCCGCCGCGGCTGGCACAATGGTATGTGGACAAGCTCGGATTTGTCATCAACTACAGTTACGGCGGCAATTATTTTGTGAAGGCGCCCAACGGAGCGATGCTGGAAATCATCCCCAGCGAGGGCGATCCGTTGCCGGCGCAGATGAAGACGCCAGGGCTGCGGCATCTGGCGGTGATGGTCTCCGACTTTGACGCCGCCACCGAAGACCTGAAACGGAA
Encoded here:
- a CDS encoding VOC family protein, translating into MLYTGLEHTAIASPDPPRLAQWYVDKLGFVINYSYGGNYFVKAPNGAMLEIIPSEGDPLPAQMKTPGLRHLAVMVSDFDAATEDLKRKGVNIVAGPLDLSGNRLLFFTDLDGNLLHLIARPAPLP